The following proteins are encoded in a genomic region of Pirellulales bacterium:
- the miaA gene encoding tRNA (adenosine(37)-N6)-dimethylallyltransferase MiaA, with translation DSMALYRGMDIGTAKPTAEERQGVPHHLIDVLNPNEEFSVAQYLEAAKRAVADIAARGKQVLFVGGTALYLKALLRGLFSGPPADWKLRRELEEIARVEGAEALHRRLQAVDAPAAAKLHPNDVRRIIRALEVQHTTGQPISQMQNQFDQARPASECRVFVLDWPREQLEMRIRQRVDEMFRAGLVDEVRQIQGSGFRVQAAELFSRRPQTAKSPSAFGRTASQAVGYKEVLEFLHGQRDLPATIELVKLRTRQFAKRQLTWFRSLSECRWIAVSEPLHPEATARKIMALAANPAA, from the coding sequence TGGATTCGATGGCGCTGTACCGCGGCATGGATATCGGCACCGCCAAGCCCACGGCGGAAGAGCGGCAGGGGGTACCGCATCATTTGATCGACGTGCTCAATCCGAATGAAGAGTTCAGCGTCGCTCAGTATCTGGAAGCGGCCAAAAGGGCCGTAGCCGACATTGCAGCGCGCGGCAAGCAAGTGCTGTTTGTCGGCGGTACGGCATTGTATTTGAAAGCGCTTTTGCGCGGATTATTCAGCGGCCCGCCGGCCGATTGGAAACTGCGCCGCGAATTGGAAGAAATCGCGCGCGTCGAGGGCGCCGAAGCGCTGCATCGGCGATTGCAAGCAGTCGATGCTCCGGCGGCGGCGAAGTTGCACCCCAACGACGTGCGGCGGATTATTCGCGCGCTGGAAGTGCAGCACACCACCGGCCAGCCGATCAGCCAGATGCAAAATCAGTTCGATCAAGCCCGACCAGCCAGCGAGTGCCGTGTGTTTGTCCTCGATTGGCCGCGCGAACAGTTGGAAATGCGAATCCGTCAGCGGGTTGATGAAATGTTCCGAGCGGGCCTCGTTGACGAAGTGCGGCAGATTCAGGGTTCAGGCTTCAGGGTGCAGGCGGCCGAGCTGTTTAGCCGCCGTCCCCAGACGGCAAAATCGCCATCGGCTTTCGGCCGCACGGCGAGCCAAGCCGTGGGCTACAAAGAAGTGCTAGAATTCCTTCACGGCCAGCGCGATTTGCCGGCCACGATCGAACTCGTCAAACTCCGCACCCGGCAGTTTGCCAAGCGGCAACTGACATGGTTTCGCAGTTTGAGCGAATGCCGCTGGATTGCCGTGAGTGAGCCGCTGCATCCTGAGGCAACGGCTCGGAAGATTATGGCGCTGGCTGCAAATCCGGCAGCATAA